A region of Candidatus Flexicrinis proximus DNA encodes the following proteins:
- a CDS encoding bifunctional nuclease family protein: MIEVTIDSVRVSLTTQQRIVVLKDNTSDRYLAIFIGPFEADAITYELQEIAQRRPLTHDLMKTMIEELGATLVYVLVSDIRDDIYYARLVLDTAAGKRIEIDCRPSDAIAIAVRAKVPLYVAEPVLDRAGIRPGKRCRSRSGGGEGEAEASDAPVDSASSAPSPTSWTPRSRRPGRRGRQVNRASFSHGTHKFSGFSTRFSVFGR, translated from the coding sequence ATGATCGAAGTGACGATTGACAGCGTGCGCGTCAGTTTGACGACGCAGCAGCGGATTGTTGTGCTCAAAGACAACACCTCCGACCGGTACCTCGCGATTTTTATCGGGCCGTTCGAGGCCGACGCCATCACCTATGAACTTCAGGAGATTGCCCAGCGCCGTCCGCTCACCCACGACCTGATGAAAACCATGATCGAGGAATTGGGCGCGACCCTGGTCTATGTGCTGGTCAGCGACATCCGCGACGATATCTATTACGCCCGCCTGGTGCTCGACACCGCCGCCGGCAAGCGCATCGAAATTGACTGCCGCCCCAGCGATGCCATCGCCATCGCCGTGCGCGCCAAAGTCCCGCTGTATGTCGCCGAGCCCGTCCTCGACCGCGCCGGCATCCGCCCCGGAAAGCGATGTCGAAGTCGAAGTGGAGGAGGGGAGGGCGAAGCCGAGGCTTCCGACGCCCCGGTCGATTCCGCAAGCTCAGCGCCTTCGCCGACTTCCTGGACACCTCGATCTCGACGACCTGGGCGCCGAGGACGACAAGTAAACCGCGCTTCCTTCTCGCACGGAACACACAAGTTTTCAGGCTTCAGTACCCGGTTTTCAGTTTTTGGCCGGTGA
- the dnaN gene encoding DNA polymerase III subunit beta, whose translation MRLSVLQSNLAKGLSIVGRAVESRPSMPVLSNVLLKTEESRLKLAAVNLSLGLGITVWIGANVEIEGAVTLPAKVFVDLVNNLSNDRVDLTLDSATQTMHLRCGGNKGNIKGIDAHEFPPLIEGGEGDLTIDGKQFKDMINQVAFSAATDDHRPALTGIFMQLHGEKITLASADGYRLAVHTGQLDRKFDKALNLLIPAKSLIEVAKVISDEDEPVYISLPNERDIILFTIGQVEISAQLLDAKFPPFESVIPKDYSTSTVMYRSDLLAACARAEIFARDSAVQRPPVCQAAQAQRGPRRSHDRRPQPGTRRQRRRPRRDGRGRTGRYFLQHQVPDRRPAHPPRRAGHPPVQGRGQSRRHPSAWP comes from the coding sequence ATGCGTTTATCGGTCCTGCAATCCAACCTGGCCAAGGGCTTGAGCATCGTTGGCCGCGCCGTCGAGTCGCGCCCGTCGATGCCTGTCCTCAGCAATGTCCTGCTCAAAACCGAGGAGTCGCGCCTCAAATTGGCCGCCGTCAACCTCAGCCTCGGCCTCGGTATCACCGTCTGGATCGGCGCCAACGTCGAGATCGAAGGCGCGGTCACCCTCCCGGCCAAGGTCTTCGTCGACCTCGTCAACAACCTCTCCAACGACCGCGTTGACCTCACCCTCGACTCCGCCACCCAGACCATGCACCTCCGCTGCGGCGGCAACAAGGGTAACATCAAGGGCATCGACGCCCACGAGTTCCCGCCCCTCATCGAAGGCGGCGAGGGCGACCTCACCATCGACGGCAAGCAGTTCAAGGACATGATCAATCAGGTCGCCTTCTCTGCCGCCACCGACGACCACCGACCGGCGCTCACCGGCATCTTCATGCAGCTCCACGGCGAGAAGATCACCCTCGCCTCCGCCGATGGCTACCGACTCGCCGTCCACACCGGCCAGCTCGACCGTAAGTTCGACAAGGCGCTCAACCTCCTCATCCCCGCCAAATCCCTGATCGAAGTCGCCAAGGTCATCAGCGACGAGGACGAGCCGGTCTATATCAGCCTGCCCAACGAGCGCGACATCATCCTGTTCACCATCGGCCAGGTCGAGATTTCCGCCCAGCTCCTCGACGCCAAATTCCCGCCCTTCGAGTCGGTCATCCCCAAGGATTACAGCACCAGCACCGTCATGTACCGCTCCGACCTGCTGGCCGCCTGTGCCCGCGCCGAAATCTTCGCCCGCGACTCGGCGGTTCAGCGGCCGCCTGTATGTCAAGCCGCCCAAGCGCAGCGGGGACCCCGGCGAAGTCATGATCGTCGGCCGCAGCCAGGAACGCGGCGACAACGAAGGCGTCCTCGACGCGACGGTCGAGGGCGAACCGGTCGATATTTCCTTCAACATCAAGTACCTGATCGACGTCCTGCGCATCCTCCCCGACGAGCAGGTCATCCTCCAGTCCAAGGGCGCGGCCAATCCCGGCGTCATCCGTCCGCTTGGCCGTGA